One genomic segment of Coffea arabica cultivar ET-39 chromosome 6e, Coffea Arabica ET-39 HiFi, whole genome shotgun sequence includes these proteins:
- the LOC113696610 gene encoding uncharacterized protein, whose protein sequence is MGTMTMEMWMALMVGILPIVGVILWFWNDIWFAIPVRLRGIADGTELPAGYMGIPFLGEMCTFLWNVQNSPLWCTVHACFPSLNKLVSQSPALFSQQWPFAELLGTDSIIGSQGAEHARLKKFVVKAINKPDAPHRVALMVQPRIISVLRSWAQRFRIVAYEEAKKIKPPAKI, encoded by the exons ATGGGAACTATGACAATGGAAATGTGGATGGCTTTAATGGTTGGAATTTTACCAATAGTGGGAGTGATCTTATGGTTTTGGAATGACATCTGGTTTGCTATTCCCGTTAGGCTTCGGGGCATTGCCGATGGCACAGAGCTTCCAGCTGGTTACATGGGCATTCCGTTCTTGGGAGAAATGTGCACGTTTCTCTG GAATGTTCAGAACTCGCCTCTTTGGTGCACCGTCCATGCTTGCTTCCCATCACTGAACAAACTTGTTTCGCAATCACCTGCTCTATTCAGCCAACAATGGCCTTTTGCTGAACTTTTAGGCACTGATTCCATTATTGGATCTCAGGGCGCAGAACATGCTAGACTCAAAAAATTTGTCGTAAAAGCCATCAATAAGCCTGATGCTCCCCACAGGGTGGCCCTTATGGTCCAGCCCCGCATCATTAGTGTCCTCCGATCCTGGGCACAAAGGTTCAGAATTGTAGCATATGAAGAAGCAAAGAAG ATCAAACCCCCTGCTAAGATATAA